The sequence ACTTCTTCTTGAACACCTTTTCGAATTCCACCCGCGAAAGCCCTGCATTGACCTTCCAGTTCAGGCTGTCGTGATACAGGGTGTGGCCGAAAATATAGAGGCCGTCATCCCCCAGATCCGCCCACTGCGGCATGCCCGAATAGACCATGTAAACATAGGGAAACATGAGGTTTGCTTCCTTCATCTGGCGAATCATTGTCTTCTGATCATCCATGTAAGCAGAGGCGTAAAAGGAGTCCGGCCTGGTCATTCTGACCTTCTGCAGCAGCATGGTAAAATCCTTCGTCCCCGGCGAATATTTTTCATAAAGGGTGACTTTGATGCCCTTCTCCTCTGCCAGCTTCTTGGCATACTTGGCGAGTCCTGCAGGGAAAGGTTCATCCACGTAGATGATGGCCATCTTCTTGACTCCCAGAGTCGCCATGTGATCCACTTCAGGCTTGGGCATAAGAGAGACCGGAGTTTCGGTGGCAGAGACAATGTACTTGTAGCCCTGGGCGTAGATGGCGTCCGAGGCGGCCGACCAGATGACCAGCATCTTGCCATGCTTTTCGGTGATCGCTGCTGCCGCGCCCGTAAGCGTTGAACCGAAGGGCGCAAAGCAGACATCCACTTTGTCTTCGTTGATAAGTTTTTCATAGAGTTTGACAACCGTTTCTTTGTCGCTCCTGTCGTCGTAGTAGACAAGTTTTACGGGAATCTTTTTGCCGCCAAGGGCTATGCCGCCCTGTTTATTGACCTGGTCCGCCCAGATTTCTACACCCTTGAACCCCTGTGAGGAGGCAAAGGTGTATTTGCCTGTCGTCGAAATGGTAAGGCCTATTTTGATCACATCCTTGGTCCAGCCCGTATTCGACCCCACAAGCAACACACACAGGGAAAGAACCGCGAGCATAACAAAAAATTTCTTCTTCATGACCACACCTCCTGCAAAAAAGGTTTGCATTTTTCGAGGACTCTCGCCAGGAACATGCGAGAGTCATCTCCCCTACTC comes from Deltaproteobacteria bacterium and encodes:
- a CDS encoding amino acid ABC transporter substrate-binding protein: MLAVLSLCVLLVGSNTGWTKDVIKIGLTISTTGKYTFASSQGFKGVEIWADQVNKQGGIALGGKKIPVKLVYYDDRSDKETVVKLYEKLINEDKVDVCFAPFGSTLTGAAAAITEKHGKMLVIWSAASDAIYAQGYKYIVSATETPVSLMPKPEVDHMATLGVKKMAIIYVDEPFPAGLAKYAKKLAEEKGIKVTLYEKYSPGTKDFTMLLQKVRMTRPDSFYASAYMDDQKTMIRQMKEANLMFPYVYMVYSGMPQWADLGDDGLYIFGHTLYHDSLNWKVNAGLSRVEFEKVFKKKFPNAENPPDFQTSLAYGAGVLLEKFITTANSLDAAKLKQAALELSDKVTVMTGPYAIDEAGKQLKMPFVVTQVQKKGGKQGLVLLYPEEVATGKVVYPIPGWKER